The following proteins are encoded in a genomic region of Leptospira ryugenii:
- the eat gene encoding ethanolamine permease produces MQEQETKLHKSLGPLHLWGIAVGLVISGDYFGWNFGWGTASFWEFALAVLLVALFYISFALSFTELSASIPHAGGPSAYAERAFGRLGGLVSGYFVFCEFALAPPAIASALGGYFHFLFPEISILSASLLFYILLVGINLLGIKQSASFELTVTFLAVFGLLLYLIASFPFFSWRNIPEWQGIGSISWKSLFSSIPFAIWFFLAVEGVSMAAEEVKNPQRDIPLGYAAGILTLILFAFSIFFVTAGVVPTSEIADSEYPLSYALGKLYGNGSLLTRIFTFIGLFGLIASLFGIILGYSRLVYALSLSGYLPRFLAKVDKKRQVPSLAVLSSLAIGVVCIILGDTSQLVTASALGACGMYVLSMLSFFQLRKSQPMLNRPYQTPLYPYLPAMALILGLFAFFAVFVSAIPIAMYMFLGFLVCLVLFCLNGRMQK; encoded by the coding sequence ATGCAAGAACAGGAAACAAAACTACACAAATCTTTGGGACCACTCCATTTATGGGGAATTGCTGTCGGACTTGTGATCTCTGGTGATTATTTCGGCTGGAATTTCGGTTGGGGCACAGCGAGCTTTTGGGAATTTGCATTAGCTGTTCTGTTAGTTGCTCTTTTTTACATCTCCTTTGCCTTAAGTTTTACGGAACTCTCGGCTTCGATTCCACATGCCGGTGGTCCTTCCGCATATGCAGAGCGGGCTTTCGGCAGACTTGGTGGGCTTGTTTCTGGATATTTTGTATTCTGTGAATTTGCGCTGGCTCCGCCTGCGATTGCCTCAGCTCTCGGAGGATACTTTCATTTTTTGTTTCCCGAGATTTCGATTCTTTCTGCTTCTTTACTCTTTTATATTCTTTTAGTTGGCATCAATCTCTTGGGAATCAAACAATCGGCATCCTTTGAATTGACAGTAACTTTCCTCGCTGTTTTTGGATTATTACTCTATTTAATTGCCTCATTTCCTTTCTTTTCCTGGAGAAATATTCCGGAATGGCAAGGTATAGGAAGTATCTCATGGAAGAGTTTGTTCTCTTCGATTCCATTTGCCATTTGGTTCTTTTTAGCTGTAGAGGGGGTTTCTATGGCAGCCGAAGAAGTGAAAAATCCTCAGAGAGACATTCCCCTGGGTTATGCGGCTGGGATTCTGACTTTGATTCTATTTGCCTTTAGTATTTTTTTTGTAACCGCCGGTGTTGTACCCACAAGTGAAATCGCAGACAGTGAATACCCTCTTTCCTATGCATTGGGAAAGTTGTATGGAAATGGATCGCTTCTTACTCGCATATTTACTTTTATTGGACTCTTTGGTTTGATTGCATCATTATTTGGAATTATCTTAGGATATTCTCGTTTGGTGTACGCTTTGTCCCTTTCTGGGTATCTACCTAGGTTTTTAGCAAAAGTTGACAAAAAACGCCAAGTCCCCTCCCTTGCAGTTCTTTCCTCTCTCGCAATTGGTGTCGTGTGTATTATCTTAGGAGATACTTCACAATTGGTCACGGCCAGTGCCTTGGGTGCTTGTGGAATGTACGTTCTGAGTATGCTTTCATTTTTTCAGTTACGGAAAAGCCAACCGATGCTCAATCGTCCTTACCAAACACCTCTTTATCCTTATTTACCAGCAATGGCACTGATCTTAGGACTATTTGCTTTTTTTGCAGTATTCGTAAGTGCAATTCCCATTGCCATGTATATGTTTTTGGGATTTTTGGTTTGCCTTGTCCTATTCTGTCTAAATGGGAGAATGCAAAAATAG
- a CDS encoding LA_0442/LA_0875 N-terminal domain-containing protein: MLPKYHKTFITILFYLIVFKPLHSVETVILKQGRVIKGHVTGQNIDTVEVQSIEGKQYVLPKKSVLKIVYKDISEEEEQKIRQQEITKRELAKQKLLEEKEKERLKKEEEYLANLQKSEPSNTNPYSSSIRNSFVLATPNPEQTIILANLSQNCKKYSEYPEYFWLFGSFRFKEPDLKSLIPKDGKPIRISQYSTNMDILVTAIGAFFTTITRKTLIIETCDGQGYHLLSDLDIQRIKDRQVSDTKQWDEIEKIQEQKDLQDLESDLQQLNKRK; the protein is encoded by the coding sequence TTGTTACCCAAGTACCACAAAACATTTATCACTATATTATTTTATCTGATTGTTTTTAAACCTTTACACTCTGTTGAGACAGTTATTTTAAAACAAGGCAGAGTCATCAAAGGCCATGTAACCGGGCAAAATATCGATACAGTCGAAGTGCAAAGTATTGAGGGAAAACAGTACGTTTTGCCCAAAAAATCTGTTTTGAAGATTGTCTACAAAGATATTTCAGAAGAGGAAGAGCAAAAAATCAGACAACAAGAAATAACCAAAAGAGAGCTTGCGAAACAGAAACTTTTGGAAGAAAAGGAAAAAGAAAGACTAAAAAAGGAAGAAGAGTATTTGGCAAATCTCCAAAAATCAGAACCTTCAAATACCAATCCTTACAGTTCGAGTATCAGAAACTCTTTTGTTCTCGCGACACCCAATCCTGAGCAAACCATCATATTAGCGAACTTATCCCAAAATTGTAAAAAATATTCTGAATACCCAGAGTATTTTTGGTTATTTGGATCCTTTCGTTTCAAAGAGCCCGATCTAAAAAGTTTAATCCCAAAGGATGGTAAACCCATTCGCATTTCACAATATTCAACTAACATGGATATCTTGGTAACAGCGATCGGGGCCTTCTTCACAACGATTACAAGAAAGACACTTATCATAGAAACCTGTGATGGCCAAGGCTATCACCTTCTCTCTGATCTCGATATCCAAAGAATCAAAGATAGACAGGTATCGGATACCAAACAATGGGACGAAATTGAAAAAATCCAAGAACAAAAAGATTTACAGGACCTTGAGTCCGACTTACAGCAGTTAAATAAAAGAAAATAG
- a CDS encoding adenylate/guanylate cyclase domain-containing protein — protein sequence MNQKIGTSFYLFAILAMAFFSCKGGMRPETVKAVGGHLDLRNWNPDSSLLSLEGEWKFYPYLLPKEINEETRPFFITLPSHWNQFDLPNKQKLNGFGLGTHRLKLLLPIREEASSLALLTGEQDTSHAIFVDGKYLGGAGQVGKNENDYIPGVKSSLVIIPLQPGQKELILDLVVANFAHRKGGAWNDIILSNYQLANQRLVWNKMNQSIVAAILGFVAIIFLLLYFFEDKSMHAVGIFAFAGIIFLRNITTGERIILDYISLPYSIVLRLEYLSWFWTAPILTLYFHMLFPEDFKRRITRVFSLLSGGLTLILLLPSVYFTETASVYPFIFLLNGGYIFYALFYSFVNKRAQSKNLVFGTFLLLLASINDTLHAEGIIHSFYVGPLAVIIFVSLQVNTFGVAIKASIQRNKDLAKNLISLNESYSRFFPKEFMKYLGKTDIRELKLGEQIQKKMTILFADIRSFTEFSESLTPKENFDFLNAYLQRVGPIIRHNRGFIDKFIGDAIMALFPYSPDDAIRAAVQMQSEIRLYNEKRVRSGYQPIKVGVGIHTGNLILGILGEHERLEGTVISDAVNLASRIEGVTKMFGAEIVISADSFIEADQNLGYEYRLLDRVAIKGKSESVYVVEVLNGYEDEKRDALIAKKFEYTVALEAFRRQEFEEAKEGFLDILNTVPQDNVSRIFLKECERHLQFKNIEF from the coding sequence ATGAACCAAAAAATAGGCACTTCTTTCTATCTCTTTGCGATTTTGGCGATGGCCTTCTTCTCCTGCAAGGGAGGTATGAGGCCTGAAACCGTAAAGGCCGTCGGTGGGCATCTAGATTTACGAAATTGGAACCCAGACAGCTCCTTACTGAGCTTAGAAGGAGAATGGAAATTTTATCCATATTTACTCCCTAAAGAAATCAATGAGGAGACTAGGCCATTTTTTATCACTCTCCCTTCTCATTGGAATCAGTTTGATCTCCCCAACAAACAAAAGTTAAATGGTTTTGGTCTTGGAACACATAGATTAAAACTACTCTTACCAATCCGTGAGGAGGCTAGTAGCCTTGCACTTTTAACTGGTGAACAAGATACGAGCCATGCAATTTTCGTTGATGGTAAATATTTGGGAGGAGCAGGACAGGTTGGAAAAAATGAAAATGATTACATTCCTGGAGTTAAATCGTCCCTCGTCATCATTCCTTTACAACCAGGACAAAAAGAACTCATTTTAGATTTAGTAGTCGCTAATTTTGCACATAGGAAAGGCGGTGCATGGAATGATATCATCCTTTCCAATTACCAACTAGCAAACCAAAGATTGGTTTGGAATAAAATGAACCAGAGTATAGTAGCAGCAATCCTTGGATTTGTCGCAATTATCTTTTTGCTTTTATATTTCTTTGAAGACAAATCCATGCATGCTGTCGGCATCTTTGCATTCGCTGGCATTATCTTCTTACGAAATATCACTACTGGGGAAAGGATCATTTTAGATTATATCTCCTTGCCCTACTCTATAGTTTTAAGATTAGAATATCTATCCTGGTTTTGGACAGCACCTATACTTACTCTATACTTCCACATGCTCTTTCCCGAAGACTTCAAAAGAAGGATTACACGTGTCTTCTCTCTTTTGTCCGGTGGATTAACTCTCATTTTACTTCTTCCATCCGTTTACTTTACCGAAACAGCCTCTGTTTATCCTTTTATCTTTCTTTTGAATGGTGGATATATTTTTTATGCTTTGTTTTATAGCTTCGTCAATAAAAGAGCTCAGTCCAAAAATCTTGTATTCGGGACTTTTTTACTTCTTTTAGCATCGATCAATGATACTTTACACGCAGAGGGTATCATACATAGCTTTTATGTGGGACCACTTGCGGTTATCATTTTTGTTAGTCTGCAGGTCAATACCTTTGGCGTGGCAATCAAAGCAAGTATCCAGAGAAACAAAGACCTTGCTAAAAATCTCATAAGCCTAAACGAATCATATAGTCGATTTTTTCCAAAGGAGTTTATGAAATATCTGGGGAAGACCGACATCAGAGAACTAAAATTAGGTGAACAAATACAAAAGAAAATGACGATATTGTTTGCGGACATTCGATCATTCACAGAGTTCTCCGAATCCTTGACTCCAAAAGAAAATTTTGACTTTTTAAATGCCTATTTACAAAGGGTCGGCCCTATCATTCGCCATAATAGAGGTTTTATCGATAAGTTCATTGGGGATGCTATTATGGCTTTATTTCCCTATAGTCCCGATGATGCCATTCGAGCTGCCGTACAAATGCAAAGCGAAATCAGACTCTACAATGAAAAACGAGTCCGATCAGGTTACCAACCTATCAAAGTTGGTGTAGGCATTCATACTGGTAACTTGATCTTAGGTATTTTGGGTGAACATGAAAGACTTGAAGGAACGGTCATTTCAGATGCTGTAAACCTTGCCTCCCGTATTGAAGGCGTTACAAAAATGTTTGGTGCTGAGATTGTGATTAGCGCGGATAGTTTTATTGAAGCCGACCAAAACCTAGGTTACGAATATCGTTTGTTGGATCGAGTCGCAATCAAAGGTAAAAGTGAATCTGTTTACGTTGTAGAAGTTCTCAATGGATATGAAGATGAAAAAAGAGATGCCCTGATTGCAAAAAAGTTCGAATATACTGTCGCTTTGGAGGCTTTCAGGAGGCAGGAGTTTGAAGAGGCAAAAGAAGGATTTTTGGATATTTTAAACACTGTCCCACAAGATAACGTTTCACGTATTTTTCTGAAGGAATGTGAAAGACATTTACAATTTAAGAATATTGAATTTTAG
- a CDS encoding FMN-binding glutamate synthase family protein, producing MEQFLLWIQTHPWQSFFSAVLFTFVFIFLRDITQKKHTIQRNFPIVGHLRYFLEMIGPELRQYWVANDKEERPFDRTERSWIYATAKGQNNNFGFGTTEIQYEPGYPIIKHRAFPFPEAKAYIHAKDPSCIPSLKVIGAWRNRKFPYRPYSIINISAMSFGSLGKNAVLALNKGARDSGAYHNTGEGGLSPYHNEGADLMWQIGTGYFGARDEHGKFDIHKVAEKVRKNPKIRLIEIKLSQGAKPGKGGILPAKKVNAEIANIRHVPVGKDCISPNAHSEFDTVKELIDFIERIAEATGIPVGIKSAVGEIEFWEELAKEIKSQNRGPDFITIDGGEGGTGAAPLTYADHVSLPFKIGFQRVYTLFQREGISKQIVWIGSGKLGFPDRAVVAIAMGCDLIHIAREAMLSIGCIQAQKCHTDHCPAGVATQNWWLQRGVDPVLKGKRAAKYIQGFRKELLSLAHSCGYEHPLQFNGKDIEISLGMNRYQTLEELLGYKRDSVEFTKFQDYIDFPERLPTLTQ from the coding sequence ATGGAACAATTTTTACTTTGGATCCAAACTCATCCTTGGCAGAGCTTTTTTTCTGCCGTTCTCTTCACCTTTGTCTTTATTTTTTTGCGGGACATCACGCAGAAGAAACATACGATCCAACGCAATTTTCCGATCGTTGGTCACCTTCGTTACTTTCTAGAAATGATAGGGCCAGAGCTACGTCAGTATTGGGTTGCAAACGACAAAGAGGAAAGGCCCTTTGACCGAACCGAACGGAGCTGGATTTATGCCACCGCCAAAGGACAAAACAATAACTTTGGATTTGGAACGACTGAAATCCAGTATGAGCCTGGTTATCCGATCATCAAACATAGAGCCTTTCCTTTTCCTGAAGCAAAGGCATACATCCATGCGAAGGATCCAAGTTGCATTCCTAGTTTGAAAGTGATTGGAGCTTGGAGAAATCGAAAATTTCCCTACCGGCCGTATTCCATCATCAACATATCTGCCATGTCCTTTGGCTCTTTGGGAAAAAATGCAGTCCTTGCATTAAATAAAGGGGCAAGGGATTCTGGCGCCTATCACAACACAGGTGAAGGTGGTCTTTCTCCGTATCACAACGAAGGTGCGGACCTCATGTGGCAAATTGGCACAGGATATTTTGGTGCAAGAGATGAACATGGGAAATTTGATATACATAAAGTTGCAGAAAAAGTCCGAAAAAATCCTAAAATTCGACTCATAGAAATCAAACTTTCCCAAGGCGCAAAACCCGGTAAAGGTGGTATTTTACCTGCAAAAAAAGTAAACGCTGAGATTGCTAACATTCGCCATGTTCCTGTTGGAAAAGATTGTATCTCACCTAACGCACACTCTGAATTTGACACAGTAAAGGAGCTCATAGACTTTATTGAACGCATAGCAGAGGCAACTGGTATTCCAGTCGGTATCAAAAGTGCCGTTGGCGAGATTGAATTTTGGGAGGAATTGGCAAAAGAGATAAAATCCCAAAACCGAGGACCCGATTTCATCACCATCGATGGCGGAGAAGGAGGCACAGGGGCGGCACCTCTCACATATGCCGACCATGTATCGTTACCGTTTAAGATTGGCTTCCAAAGGGTGTACACTTTGTTCCAAAGAGAAGGCATATCCAAACAAATCGTTTGGATAGGATCAGGAAAACTTGGTTTTCCAGATCGAGCTGTGGTTGCCATCGCAATGGGATGTGACTTGATACACATTGCACGAGAAGCAATGCTTTCAATAGGCTGTATTCAGGCTCAAAAATGCCATACCGACCATTGCCCAGCAGGCGTTGCTACACAGAACTGGTGGTTACAAAGAGGAGTAGATCCTGTATTGAAAGGAAAACGAGCAGCCAAATACATCCAAGGCTTTCGTAAGGAACTATTGTCTCTAGCTCATTCCTGCGGATATGAGCACCCTTTACAATTCAATGGAAAAGACATAGAAATCAGCTTGGGTATGAATCGTTACCAAACTTTGGAGGAGCTTCTGGGTTACAAACGTGACAGCGTAGAATTTACCAAATTCCAAGACTATATTGATTTTCCTGAACGATTGCCTACACTCACACAATGA
- a CDS encoding single-stranded DNA-binding protein has protein sequence MKNLSYIILDGYLTQDPELKTTSQGKSVTNFSVAVNHNSGYGEDKDADEVSYFEVEAWEKMGENCAEFLKKGSKVTVMGNLKQNRWKSSEGETRSKVKVIATTVRFDNFKKKESKAA, from the coding sequence ATGAAAAATCTATCTTATATTATTCTGGATGGCTATCTAACCCAGGACCCTGAGTTAAAAACCACTTCCCAAGGAAAATCCGTTACCAACTTTTCCGTTGCTGTAAACCATAACAGTGGTTATGGAGAGGATAAGGATGCAGATGAAGTGTCTTACTTTGAAGTCGAGGCATGGGAAAAAATGGGAGAAAATTGTGCTGAATTTTTGAAAAAGGGAAGTAAGGTAACTGTGATGGGCAACCTCAAACAAAATCGCTGGAAATCAAGTGAGGGAGAGACAAGGTCAAAAGTAAAGGTGATCGCGACTACCGTTCGTTTTGATAACTTCAAGAAAAAAGAAAGCAAGGCTGCATAG
- a CDS encoding DUF3332 family protein, which translates to MKRFLSFSLLLLLSFGSFANCFGKFGLTKTIYGINAGINIGSGKIAKLFRTILMFIPFSFAYWGATLLDLILFNLVEFWTDSNPIAMSEYQFDGTLVKEFKEGEETVRLTYSRFGKEVQVDAIGKHTSVTFYAFQEKPGKIFKKVGSEFLEIRETEGPLPYLSTTPF; encoded by the coding sequence ATGAAACGATTCCTTTCCTTCTCTCTTCTCTTACTCCTTTCATTTGGTTCCTTTGCAAATTGTTTCGGTAAATTTGGTCTTACAAAAACGATTTATGGAATCAATGCAGGAATCAATATCGGTTCCGGCAAAATTGCAAAACTCTTCCGAACAATATTGATGTTCATACCTTTTTCTTTTGCCTATTGGGGTGCGACTTTACTTGATTTGATCCTTTTCAATTTAGTAGAATTCTGGACCGATTCCAATCCCATCGCTATGTCCGAATACCAATTTGATGGTACACTTGTAAAAGAATTTAAAGAGGGTGAGGAAACAGTTCGGTTGACCTACTCTAGATTTGGAAAAGAAGTCCAAGTTGATGCCATAGGAAAACATACATCTGTCACTTTTTATGCCTTCCAAGAAAAGCCAGGAAAGATCTTCAAAAAAGTAGGTTCAGAATTTCTTGAAATCCGTGAGACAGAAGGGCCGCTTCCTTATCTCTCAACAACTCCATTCTGA
- a CDS encoding MBOAT family O-acyltransferase, which produces MVFSSLEYYLFFCFVFFVVWFLFPSLSLSESKEKRILHIFLLVVSYFFYMSWDYRFGALILLSTIIDYYVGWLLTRSQNRTWRLFLLNFSLITNLVFILGFFKYYNFLASTTNSFSLWALDQSFLPVLDIILPAGISFFTFQSLSYTIDVYKGEIPAERDFIRFALFVSFFPQLVAGPIVTAKTFIPQLHEPKRFEDIPFRVAVRYFMLGYFKKAVLSDQIAPTIDMIFTDPTVLHTGTLWIGAVLGGTQVYLDFSGYSDMAIGSALLLGYKLPTNFNLPFKASSVSEFWRRWHMTLNFWLRDYIYFSLGGSRVSSLRRKFNIWFTMFVSGVWHGANWTYVFWGSLNGFFYMVEEFYRERWGKPKGETNPFPKLQFMVWFLKMSLTNLLFFLGAVFFRSANFTAALQHLKGMFLWQTGVFRTYIWKEFLWVSCFLILGHCLGHYLWEEGKEKQIPASLELAIYPIVVLILALFTPENSVPFIYFQF; this is translated from the coding sequence TTGGTCTTTTCAAGTTTAGAATACTATTTGTTTTTTTGCTTCGTATTCTTCGTTGTTTGGTTTTTATTCCCTAGCCTTTCTCTCAGCGAATCCAAAGAGAAACGGATCCTGCATATCTTTCTCTTGGTCGTAAGTTATTTTTTCTATATGTCTTGGGATTACCGTTTTGGTGCTCTCATTTTACTTTCGACCATCATTGATTATTATGTAGGTTGGCTTCTGACCAGATCTCAAAATCGAACATGGCGCTTATTTCTTTTAAACTTTAGCTTAATCACCAATCTGGTGTTTATCCTTGGTTTTTTCAAATATTACAACTTTCTGGCAAGCACCACAAATTCCTTTTCTCTCTGGGCTTTGGACCAGTCGTTTTTACCTGTCCTTGACATCATCTTACCTGCTGGGATTTCCTTTTTTACCTTTCAATCTCTAAGTTATACGATTGATGTCTACAAAGGAGAGATCCCCGCCGAAAGAGATTTCATTCGATTTGCCTTATTTGTAAGTTTCTTTCCTCAACTAGTTGCGGGCCCAATTGTTACAGCAAAGACATTTATCCCTCAATTGCATGAACCCAAACGTTTTGAAGACATTCCCTTTCGAGTTGCTGTACGTTATTTTATGTTAGGTTACTTTAAAAAAGCAGTTTTATCTGATCAAATTGCGCCGACCATCGACATGATTTTTACTGATCCTACCGTATTACACACCGGTACTCTTTGGATAGGCGCAGTCTTAGGTGGAACACAGGTATATTTGGATTTTAGTGGATACTCTGACATGGCCATTGGTAGTGCCCTTCTTTTGGGATACAAATTGCCAACTAACTTCAATTTACCCTTCAAAGCATCTTCTGTTTCGGAGTTTTGGCGTCGTTGGCATATGACCTTAAATTTTTGGTTGAGAGATTACATTTATTTTTCTTTGGGTGGCTCTCGTGTCTCATCCCTTAGGAGGAAGTTTAATATATGGTTCACGATGTTTGTGAGCGGGGTATGGCATGGGGCTAATTGGACTTATGTGTTTTGGGGCTCTTTGAATGGATTTTTTTATATGGTGGAAGAGTTTTATCGGGAGCGTTGGGGAAAGCCCAAAGGAGAAACAAATCCCTTTCCAAAATTGCAATTTATGGTTTGGTTTTTGAAAATGTCTCTCACCAATCTTCTCTTTTTTCTTGGAGCTGTTTTCTTTCGCTCGGCAAATTTTACGGCCGCTCTCCAACACCTCAAAGGAATGTTTCTCTGGCAAACCGGAGTCTTTCGGACATATATTTGGAAGGAATTCCTTTGGGTTTCCTGCTTTTTGATATTAGGGCATTGTCTTGGTCATTACCTTTGGGAGGAGGGCAAGGAGAAACAAATCCCTGCAAGTTTAGAACTGGCTATATACCCGATTGTCGTTTTAATCCTTGCTCTCTTTACACCTGAAAACTCAGTTCCGTTCATTTACTTCCAGTTTTAA
- a CDS encoding PilZ domain-containing protein, whose translation MESERRLPRISPREFRDFEIHLDVDGITIIGTLGNISEEGLCFLGEDDFLSDEVQNSVIGTILWAGGTKRIFFEGKIMWVQTSKIRGKEYQLAGVQFNEKLNLTDSLLARSLQI comes from the coding sequence ATGGAGAGTGAGCGAAGACTTCCCCGAATATCACCAAGAGAGTTCCGTGACTTCGAGATCCATTTAGATGTAGATGGCATCACGATCATAGGTACTCTTGGAAATATCTCCGAAGAAGGTCTTTGTTTTTTAGGGGAAGATGATTTCCTTTCTGATGAAGTACAAAACTCTGTGATAGGAACTATTCTTTGGGCAGGTGGCACCAAACGTATATTCTTTGAAGGAAAGATCATGTGGGTGCAAACTTCCAAAATTAGGGGCAAGGAATACCAATTAGCTGGCGTCCAATTCAACGAGAAACTCAACCTCACCGATTCACTTCTTGCAAGAAGTCTTCAAATATAG
- a CDS encoding NAD(P)H-binding protein produces the protein MIKNILLLGGTGLVGSEVLKQLAAEKNFERVFVWLRSALETPVDSRIQLQTVTWEDFQAGKVLFPKVDAVICCLGTTIKKAGSQDKFKEVDFEYPLLAAKLAKQNGAQSFLVVTALGSDANSAIFYNRVKGELEGELKQIGFPLLGIFRPSLLLGDRKEFRFGEKVGEYLSQILPFSWLGLGKYAPVQAKTVAKAMLKTLFQQVPSALPKTLVLENEDIHKIGS, from the coding sequence ATGATAAAAAACATTCTTTTGTTAGGTGGAACCGGGCTTGTTGGTTCTGAAGTGCTCAAACAATTGGCCGCTGAAAAAAATTTTGAGAGAGTTTTTGTTTGGCTTAGGTCTGCTTTGGAAACTCCAGTTGATTCTAGAATTCAGTTGCAAACCGTGACTTGGGAAGATTTTCAAGCTGGTAAGGTTTTGTTTCCTAAAGTAGATGCAGTCATCTGCTGCCTAGGCACAACAATCAAAAAAGCTGGTAGCCAAGATAAATTCAAGGAAGTGGATTTTGAGTACCCTTTACTGGCTGCCAAACTGGCCAAACAAAATGGCGCCCAGAGTTTTTTGGTCGTTACGGCACTCGGCTCTGATGCCAATTCAGCTATTTTTTATAACCGGGTTAAAGGAGAATTGGAAGGAGAACTCAAACAAATTGGATTTCCTTTGTTGGGGATCTTCCGACCTTCCTTGTTACTAGGCGATCGAAAGGAATTTCGTTTTGGCGAAAAGGTCGGTGAGTATCTATCACAGATCTTGCCTTTTTCTTGGCTCGGTCTAGGAAAGTATGCTCCTGTTCAGGCAAAGACAGTCGCAAAGGCTATGCTCAAAACCCTCTTCCAGCAAGTGCCTTCGGCTCTGCCAAAAACATTAGTCTTAGAAAATGAGGACATCCACAAAATTGGCTCTTGA